A window from Mesorhizobium sp. WSM2240 encodes these proteins:
- the groL gene encoding chaperonin GroEL (60 kDa chaperone family; promotes refolding of misfolded polypeptides especially under stressful conditions; forms two stacked rings of heptamers to form a barrel-shaped 14mer; ends can be capped by GroES; misfolded proteins enter the barrel where they are refolded when GroES binds), whose protein sequence is MAAKDVKFSRDARERMLRGVNILADAVKVTLGPKGRNVVIDKSFGAPRITKDGVTVAKEIELEDKFENMGAQMVREVASKTNDIAGDGTTTATVLAQSIVQEGHKAVAAGMNPMDLKRGIDLAVTEVVAFLNKNTKKIKTSEEVAQVGTISANGETDIGEMIAKAMQKVGNEGVITVEEAKTAETELEVVEGMQFDRGYLSPYFVTNPDKMVADLEDAYILLHEKKLSNLQAMLPILEAVVQTSKPLLIISEDVEGEALATLVVNKLRGGLKIAAVKAPGFGDRRKAMLEDIAILTGGQVISEDLGIKLENVGLNMLGRAKKVSISKENTTIVDGAGKKAEIQGRVAQIKQQIEETTSDYDREKLQERLAKLAGGVAVIRVGGATEVEVKEKKDRVDDALNATRAAVEEGIVAGGGVALLRASLAIKATGVNSDQQAGVNIVRRALQAPARQIAANAGAEASIVAGKILDNKSVTYGFNAQTGEYGDMIAMGIVDPMKVVRTALQDAASVAGLLVTTEAMIAEAPKKESAGGMPGGMPGGGMGGMGGMDF, encoded by the coding sequence ATGGCTGCTAAAGACGTAAAATTCTCCCGCGACGCCCGCGAGCGCATGCTGCGCGGCGTCAACATCCTCGCCGATGCGGTGAAGGTGACGCTCGGCCCCAAGGGCCGCAACGTCGTCATCGACAAGTCGTTCGGCGCCCCGCGCATCACCAAGGACGGCGTCACCGTCGCCAAGGAAATCGAGCTTGAGGACAAGTTCGAGAACATGGGCGCCCAGATGGTCCGCGAAGTCGCTTCGAAGACCAACGACATCGCCGGCGACGGCACCACGACCGCCACGGTTCTCGCCCAGTCGATCGTGCAGGAAGGCCACAAGGCCGTTGCCGCCGGCATGAACCCGATGGACCTGAAGCGCGGCATCGATCTGGCCGTGACCGAGGTAGTGGCGTTCCTCAACAAGAACACCAAGAAGATCAAGACTTCCGAGGAAGTCGCACAGGTCGGCACGATCTCCGCTAACGGCGAGACCGACATCGGCGAAATGATCGCCAAGGCGATGCAGAAGGTCGGCAACGAAGGCGTCATCACCGTCGAGGAAGCCAAGACCGCCGAGACCGAGCTCGAGGTCGTTGAAGGCATGCAGTTCGACCGCGGCTACCTCAGCCCCTACTTCGTCACCAACCCTGACAAGATGGTTGCTGACCTGGAAGACGCCTACATCCTGCTCCACGAGAAGAAGCTGTCCAACCTCCAGGCGATGCTGCCGATCCTTGAGGCTGTCGTCCAGACCTCCAAGCCGCTCCTCATCATCTCCGAGGACGTCGAGGGCGAGGCTCTGGCCACGCTGGTGGTCAACAAGCTGCGTGGCGGCCTGAAGATCGCTGCCGTCAAGGCTCCGGGCTTCGGCGATCGCCGCAAGGCCATGCTGGAAGACATCGCCATCCTGACAGGCGGCCAGGTCATCTCCGAAGACCTCGGCATCAAGCTTGAGAATGTCGGCCTCAACATGCTCGGCCGCGCCAAGAAGGTGTCGATCTCCAAGGAGAACACCACCATCGTCGACGGCGCCGGCAAGAAGGCCGAGATCCAGGGCCGCGTCGCCCAGATCAAGCAGCAGATCGAGGAGACCACCTCGGACTACGACCGTGAAAAGCTGCAGGAGCGTCTCGCCAAGCTGGCCGGCGGCGTTGCCGTCATCCGCGTCGGCGGTGCGACCGAAGTCGAGGTCAAGGAGAAGAAGGACCGCGTCGACGACGCGCTGAACGCGACGCGTGCGGCCGTTGAAGAAGGCATTGTCGCTGGCGGCGGTGTAGCGCTTCTGCGCGCTTCACTGGCCATCAAGGCGACCGGTGTGAACTCGGACCAGCAAGCCGGCGTCAACATCGTGCGGCGCGCACTGCAGGCGCCGGCTCGTCAGATCGCCGCTAACGCCGGGGCCGAAGCCTCGATCGTTGCCGGCAAGATCCTCGACAACAAGAGCGTGACCTACGGCTTCAATGCCCAGACCGGCGAGTATGGCGACATGATCGCCATGGGTATCGTCGATCCGATGAAGGTCGTTCGCACGGCTCTCCAGGATGCGGCCTCGGTCGCCGGCCTGCTGGTCACCACCGAAGCCATGATCGCCGAGGCT
- the groES gene encoding co-chaperone GroES yields the protein MAKSNFRPLHDRVVVRRVESEAKTAGGIIIPDTAKEKPQEGEIIAVGSGARDEAGKLVPLDVKAGDRILFGKWSGTEVKLNGEDLLIMKESDIMGIIG from the coding sequence ATGGCAAAGTCGAATTTCCGGCCGCTGCATGACCGCGTGGTCGTTCGCCGCGTCGAGTCCGAAGCGAAGACCGCCGGCGGGATCATCATTCCCGACACCGCAAAGGAAAAGCCGCAGGAAGGCGAGATCATCGCCGTCGGCTCCGGCGCGCGCGACGAAGCGGGCAAGCTTGTTCCGCTCGATGTCAAGGCGGGCGACCGCATCCTGTTCGGCAAGTGGTCCGGCACCGAAGTGAAGCTCAATGGCGAAGACCTTCTGATCATGAAGGAATCCGACATCATGGGCATCATCGGCTGA
- a CDS encoding LysE family translocator — protein MPELTNLAAFALIALGMVLTPGPNMIYLISRSLSQGPIAGLVSLGGVAVGFVFYILCAAFGITALVLAVPYAYDALRFGGALYLLWLAWQAVRPGGRSPFQVRQLPKDSARKLFMMGLMTNLLNPKVAVMYLSLLPQFISPEQGSVLAQLLVLGGVQITISVTVNSIIAVMAGSIAAFLAGRPLWLVVQRWLMGTVLAGLALRMATEAQR, from the coding sequence ATGCCCGAGCTTACGAATCTCGCAGCCTTCGCCCTGATTGCGCTGGGCATGGTGCTGACGCCCGGGCCCAACATGATCTACCTGATCTCGCGCTCGCTGTCGCAGGGGCCGATAGCCGGGCTGGTTTCTCTGGGCGGCGTAGCGGTGGGCTTCGTCTTCTACATCCTCTGCGCCGCCTTCGGCATCACCGCATTGGTGCTCGCCGTGCCCTATGCCTATGACGCGCTGCGCTTCGGCGGCGCGCTCTATCTCCTGTGGCTTGCCTGGCAGGCGGTGCGGCCGGGCGGCCGTTCGCCGTTCCAGGTGCGGCAACTGCCGAAGGATAGCGCCAGAAAACTGTTCATGATGGGGCTCATGACCAACCTCCTGAACCCCAAGGTGGCGGTCATGTATCTGTCGCTGCTGCCGCAGTTCATCAGCCCCGAGCAGGGTAGCGTTCTTGCGCAACTGCTGGTGCTCGGCGGGGTGCAGATCACTATCAGCGTCACCGTCAATTCGATCATCGCGGTCATGGCGGGTTCAATCGCCGCTTTCCTGGCCGGACGGCCGCTCTGGCTGGTCGTTCAGCGCTGGCTGATGGGTACGGTGCTCGCCGGCCTGGCGCTCAGGATGGCGACCGAGGCGCAGCGCTGA
- a CDS encoding pilus assembly protein TadG-related protein, whose translation MLRRFARDQRGNFAMMMVIATVPILGGLALAVDYSELSRQRQIVLNALDAAAVATGAHIISGSVSSADPVAYETAIKKYAQDFFVANLGPVKPTNTTLSVGLPNNNAGGGTLKLTAGLKYEPYFLPAFTELIGQPRDQSTVNVAAKSEVRLKNTLEVALVLDNSGSMAEYGSGTGQQRIVLLKAAAKQLVETMANQAAMMKQVPKPVQFGLVPFAASVNIAPDNDAEPWMDTKGISPVHHENFDWSTMTAARDPNKYAEKVGDVWYKRGVGWGETKDQPLTRFSLYADIIAETGREEVPGSRHCVKWWSNGTCRQYSWDYTYITSQFASWQGCIEARPAPYNNNDATPTSSNPATLFVPMFAPDEPKHLWRDLDRDGVADLNADDFYYSNNWWTDWADTAYTTAGAVSRLTDMRKYFRVKPFGSTNPDSGDGPNSSCTTNPITPLHDVTTAEGKKVILGAIDSMKPGGNTNVPEGTAWGWRVVSHGAPFTEGRPEIEKGNDKVIIVLTDGANTYGDLSDNSGYDLARLRSTYAAYGYTGKGYNGTGITRMFMDTSGNVGKSTYTSTNYQAAMDEQLQMVCANAKAPDQGNIIVVTVSLDLSTSVASEKKAIEALTKCASDSRFKKNADGTPKKLFYNATGSNLAEKFKEIADELSNLRIVG comes from the coding sequence ATGTTACGCAGATTTGCGAGGGACCAGCGCGGCAATTTTGCAATGATGATGGTTATCGCAACCGTCCCGATACTGGGCGGCCTGGCGCTTGCCGTCGATTATTCGGAACTGTCCAGGCAGCGGCAGATAGTCCTCAATGCGCTGGACGCCGCGGCGGTCGCGACTGGCGCCCATATAATCAGTGGCAGCGTCAGTTCTGCCGACCCGGTCGCCTATGAGACGGCGATCAAGAAATACGCCCAGGATTTTTTCGTAGCCAATCTCGGGCCGGTGAAGCCGACAAACACCACGCTCTCCGTCGGGTTGCCAAACAACAATGCCGGCGGCGGTACGCTTAAGTTGACGGCGGGTCTGAAATATGAACCGTACTTCCTGCCGGCCTTCACGGAACTGATCGGGCAGCCGCGCGATCAGAGTACGGTCAATGTCGCGGCCAAGTCGGAAGTGCGGCTGAAGAACACGCTCGAAGTGGCGCTGGTTCTCGACAATTCCGGATCGATGGCCGAATACGGCTCGGGCACCGGCCAGCAGCGAATTGTTCTCTTAAAGGCCGCTGCCAAGCAACTGGTCGAAACGATGGCCAATCAGGCCGCCATGATGAAGCAGGTGCCGAAGCCGGTCCAGTTCGGGCTGGTGCCGTTTGCCGCCTCGGTCAACATCGCTCCCGATAACGATGCTGAGCCCTGGATGGACACGAAGGGCATTTCGCCCGTCCATCACGAAAATTTCGACTGGTCAACTATGACCGCCGCCAGGGACCCGAACAAATACGCCGAAAAGGTCGGCGACGTCTGGTACAAGCGTGGCGTGGGCTGGGGTGAAACAAAAGACCAGCCGCTCACCCGCTTCAGCCTTTACGCCGATATAATCGCGGAAACCGGACGGGAAGAGGTTCCCGGCTCGCGTCATTGCGTCAAATGGTGGAGCAACGGCACGTGCAGACAGTATAGCTGGGACTATACTTATATAACAAGCCAGTTTGCATCGTGGCAGGGTTGCATCGAGGCTCGACCCGCTCCCTACAACAACAACGACGCGACGCCAACAAGCTCCAATCCCGCCACACTGTTCGTGCCGATGTTTGCTCCGGACGAACCCAAACATCTTTGGCGCGATCTGGACCGTGACGGCGTCGCCGATCTCAATGCGGACGATTTCTACTACTCGAACAATTGGTGGACCGACTGGGCCGACACGGCCTACACGACCGCCGGCGCTGTTTCCCGGCTGACCGACATGCGCAAATACTTTCGGGTCAAGCCTTTCGGGTCCACCAATCCGGATTCTGGCGACGGACCCAATTCCTCATGCACCACCAATCCCATAACACCCCTGCACGACGTTACGACCGCCGAGGGCAAGAAGGTGATCCTCGGCGCGATCGATAGCATGAAGCCGGGCGGCAACACCAACGTACCGGAAGGAACTGCGTGGGGTTGGCGCGTGGTCTCCCACGGCGCGCCCTTCACGGAAGGCCGTCCCGAGATCGAGAAAGGCAATGACAAGGTCATCATCGTGCTAACCGATGGCGCAAACACCTATGGCGATCTATCCGACAACAGCGGCTATGATCTTGCCCGACTTAGATCGACCTACGCGGCCTATGGCTATACCGGCAAGGGATACAACGGCACCGGCATCACGCGCATGTTCATGGACACGTCTGGCAATGTCGGCAAATCGACCTATACGAGCACAAACTATCAGGCGGCGATGGACGAGCAGTTGCAGATGGTCTGCGCCAACGCAAAGGCTCCCGACCAAGGCAACATCATCGTGGTGACCGTCTCGCTCGATTTGAGCACCAGCGTGGCGAGCGAGAAGAAGGCTATCGAGGCGTTGACCAAGTGCGCCTCCGACTCCCGTTTCAAGAAAAACGCGGATGGAACGCCGAAGAAGCTGTTTTACAATGCCACCGGCAGCAATCTCGCGGAAAAGTTCAAGGAGATCGCCGACGAACTTTCGAACCTGCGCATCGTCGGATAG
- a CDS encoding EAL domain-containing protein encodes MSRGLSVVASAALLCGLCYYFLQGMVGSGRALEEIVLATCAAALTLAVVAAAFSLMALVRANVSNQEIRRVALSVEVALRDFSARSDGDAVTISEIDGSLSRRLDALAASLAARQPRPATTKSATVVPHPAIRLQPVEAGPAANTALRAAIQRALAADRIELDLQPIVSISQGMAVGHEAVGLVEPAGGEPVRLGRADFDLPGISAASCERLMVFAAAAAVQRRSGHSGEAMPLHVAISGALLDHGSEFAAVLTLLGQNPALSRSIILSAPAAAIADGQHGQALALLAETGARLAAEGWSGSPEELEAMRGHGVSMLKLPAAQLLDQPPASAQAVETLLGRAAAVNLPVVATDVTGDEDAVRLIDLGVNLMAGPRFASRSEYSPEAAGPAERFANL; translated from the coding sequence ATGTCGCGCGGACTGTCAGTCGTCGCTTCGGCCGCATTGCTGTGCGGCCTGTGCTATTATTTCCTGCAGGGGATGGTCGGCAGTGGCCGCGCGCTGGAGGAGATCGTGCTCGCCACCTGCGCGGCGGCACTCACGCTTGCGGTAGTCGCGGCGGCCTTCAGCCTGATGGCGCTCGTGCGAGCCAACGTCTCCAACCAGGAGATCCGCCGCGTGGCGCTTTCGGTCGAGGTGGCGCTGCGCGATTTTTCGGCGCGCAGCGACGGCGACGCCGTCACCATTAGCGAGATCGACGGTTCCCTGTCGCGCCGGCTCGATGCGCTCGCGGCAAGCCTGGCCGCGCGCCAGCCGCGGCCGGCGACGACGAAAAGCGCAACAGTCGTGCCGCATCCGGCCATTCGGCTACAGCCGGTCGAGGCCGGGCCGGCTGCCAACACCGCCCTTCGCGCGGCCATCCAGCGGGCTCTGGCTGCAGATCGGATCGAACTCGACCTGCAGCCGATCGTCTCGATATCGCAAGGCATGGCGGTCGGGCACGAGGCGGTCGGGCTGGTGGAGCCGGCTGGCGGTGAACCGGTCCGGCTCGGTCGCGCCGATTTCGACCTGCCCGGCATTTCGGCGGCTTCGTGCGAGCGGCTGATGGTGTTTGCGGCGGCCGCGGCCGTCCAGCGCCGGTCCGGCCATTCCGGCGAGGCGATGCCGCTGCACGTCGCCATTTCCGGCGCCCTGCTCGACCACGGCTCCGAATTCGCCGCCGTGCTCACCCTGCTTGGCCAGAATCCTGCTTTGTCGCGCTCCATTATCCTCTCGGCGCCGGCGGCCGCTATCGCCGATGGCCAGCACGGTCAGGCGCTGGCGCTCCTTGCCGAGACCGGCGCGCGCCTCGCAGCCGAAGGATGGTCGGGTTCGCCGGAGGAACTTGAGGCGATGCGCGGCCATGGTGTCTCCATGCTGAAGCTCCCGGCGGCGCAATTGCTCGACCAGCCGCCGGCCTCAGCGCAAGCTGTCGAAACACTTCTCGGCCGCGCGGCAGCCGTGAACCTGCCGGTCGTCGCGACAGATGTCACGGGCGACGAAGACGCCGTCCGACTGATCGACCTCGGCGTCAACCTGATGGCCGGCCCGCGCTTTGCGAGCCGCTCCGAATACAGTCCGGAAGCAGCCGGCCCCGCCGAGCGCTTCGCAAATCTCTGA
- a CDS encoding TIGR01459 family HAD-type hydrolase produces the protein MAASPENIASLDAVAGRYSALLCDVWGVVHNGVDAFPDASAALKRAREKGVAVVLITNSPRPHEGVEAQSRTLGVPDDAWDRVVTSGDVTRDLIREAPRKLFHLGPERELAIYDGIDVELVEEFEAQAVVCTGLFDDETETPEEYAEMLRRFRSRNLPFICANPDIVVERGERLIWCAGALARDYSQLGGRTLVSGKPHRPIYEAALKAASEVLGREIVRSEALAIGDGMLTDIKGAADQGIGALYVSGGIHASDYGHPLAPDQERLAAFLQKHGATPVAVIPRLR, from the coding sequence ATGGCGGCTTCGCCCGAAAACATCGCATCGCTGGATGCTGTCGCCGGCAGATATTCGGCGCTGCTCTGCGATGTCTGGGGCGTCGTCCATAACGGGGTTGATGCCTTTCCCGACGCCAGCGCGGCGCTTAAGCGGGCGCGCGAAAAGGGCGTCGCTGTTGTGCTCATCACCAATTCCCCGCGTCCGCATGAAGGGGTAGAGGCGCAATCGCGCACGCTCGGCGTGCCGGACGATGCCTGGGACCGCGTTGTGACTTCCGGCGACGTAACGCGCGACCTGATCCGCGAGGCGCCGCGAAAGCTCTTTCATCTCGGGCCGGAGCGCGAACTCGCGATCTATGACGGCATCGATGTCGAACTGGTCGAGGAATTCGAAGCGCAGGCCGTGGTCTGCACCGGCCTGTTCGACGATGAGACGGAGACGCCGGAGGAGTACGCGGAAATGCTGCGGCGGTTCCGGTCGCGCAACCTGCCCTTCATCTGCGCCAATCCCGACATCGTGGTGGAGCGCGGCGAGCGGCTGATCTGGTGCGCCGGCGCGCTGGCCCGCGACTATTCGCAGCTCGGCGGCCGCACGCTGGTTTCGGGCAAGCCGCACCGGCCGATCTACGAGGCGGCGCTGAAGGCAGCGAGCGAGGTGCTCGGCCGCGAGATCGTACGCTCCGAGGCGCTGGCGATCGGCGACGGCATGCTGACCGACATAAAGGGCGCGGCCGACCAGGGCATCGGCGCGCTCTATGTTTCCGGCGGCATCCACGCCAGCGACTATGGCCATCCGCTGGCGCCCGATCAGGAACGCCTTGCGGCTTTCCTGCAAAAGCACGGCGCCACGCCCGTCGCCGTCATTCCGCGTCTGCGCTAG
- a CDS encoding bifunctional riboflavin kinase/FAD synthetase, protein MGDGFRRIPGDERLPAALRGGVVAIGNFDGVHRGHQAVLQRALDEARRRGAPALVLTFEPHPRKVFRPDVPLFILTPPPMKARLLAHLGFDAVVEQAFTRDFASLDAEEFVTRVLEENLGISHSVTGFDFHFGKNRQGGPAYLMAAGERHGFGVTLVDAFRDEGAEIVSSSRIRELLAEGDVAQAAGLLGYRFTIEAEVTQGKQLGRTLGFPTANMVLPPEAELKHGIYAVRLRRSDGSLHVGVASFGRRPTVDEDGAPLLETFVFDHSGDFYGETCQVSLFGYLRGEEKFDGLEALVAQMKRDEEEARALLAGVKPLSDLDAKVAFG, encoded by the coding sequence ATGGGCGACGGCTTCAGGCGCATTCCCGGAGATGAAAGGTTGCCAGCCGCCCTGCGCGGCGGCGTCGTGGCGATCGGCAATTTCGACGGCGTGCATCGTGGGCATCAGGCCGTGCTGCAGCGCGCGCTGGACGAGGCGCGCCGCCGCGGCGCGCCGGCCCTGGTGCTGACCTTCGAACCACACCCGCGCAAGGTCTTTCGGCCCGACGTGCCGCTGTTCATCCTGACGCCGCCGCCGATGAAGGCGCGGCTGCTGGCGCATCTGGGCTTCGACGCGGTCGTGGAGCAGGCGTTCACGCGCGATTTCGCCAGCCTCGACGCCGAGGAGTTCGTGACGCGGGTGCTGGAGGAAAACCTCGGCATCAGCCATTCGGTGACCGGGTTCGACTTCCATTTCGGCAAGAACCGCCAGGGCGGCCCGGCCTATCTGATGGCGGCGGGCGAGCGGCACGGTTTCGGCGTGACGCTGGTCGATGCCTTTCGCGACGAGGGCGCCGAGATCGTTTCCTCCAGCCGCATACGCGAGCTGCTTGCCGAAGGCGACGTGGCGCAGGCGGCGGGCCTGCTCGGCTACCGCTTCACGATCGAGGCGGAGGTGACCCAGGGAAAACAACTCGGCCGCACGCTGGGCTTCCCGACCGCCAACATGGTCCTGCCGCCGGAGGCCGAACTGAAGCATGGCATCTATGCTGTGCGGCTGCGCCGCTCCGACGGCTCGCTGCATGTCGGCGTCGCCAGTTTTGGCCGCCGCCCGACAGTGGACGAGGACGGCGCGCCGCTGCTCGAAACGTTTGTGTTCGACCATTCCGGCGACTTTTACGGCGAGACCTGCCAGGTATCGCTGTTCGGCTACCTGCGCGGTGAGGAAAAATTCGACGGGCTCGAAGCGCTGGTGGCGCAGATGAAGCGCGACGAGGAAGAGGCGAGGGCGCTGCTGGCGGGCGTCAAGCCTCTCAGTGACCTGGACGCCAAGGTGGCGTTCGGGTGA
- the ileS gene encoding isoleucine--tRNA ligase: protein MTDTSEKIDYSKTLYLPQTEFPMRAGLPEKEPLLVKRWQEMGMYRRLREDAAGREKYVLHDGPPYANGNIHIGHALNKILKDVITRSFQMRGYDSNYVPGWDCHGLPIEWKIEEENYRSKGKAKPDLSEPSAMIEFRKECRAYAQHWIKVQTEEFKRLGVVGDFENPYLTMAFHAEARIAGELLKFAMSGQLYRGSKPVMWSVVERTALAEAEVEYADYESDTIWVQFPIKHFDGMVEEKIIRETFPVEQISYGFDDYSLKDADVVIWTTTPWTIPGNRAISYSPRIPYGLYEVSVPNFDPATSSSAPTRLKRIVIADALADDAFAKAKSDEHRRLRTVLKEELAAILCAHPFADMGYGFWVPLLPGEHVTDDAGTGFVHTAPSHGREDFDAWIDAAKDLRERGIDTAIPFPVDDAGFFTKDAPGFGPDRPGGAARVIDDSGKKGDANKAVIDALIEKNMLFARGRLKHQYPHSWRSKKPVIFRNTPQWFVHMDKELGGFGLATSSPARGREGANPDTLRSRALAAIDATRFVPAAGQTRLRAMIEERPDWVLSRQRAWGVPICVFADADGNVLKDEAVNARIVDAFEKEGADAWFAEGARERFLGSRANEPWTMVKDILDVWFDSGSTHVFTLEDRPDLKWPADVYLEGSDQHRGWFHSSLLESCGTRGRAPYDTVVTHGFTMDEDGRKMSKSLGNTVVPQDVMKQSGADILRLWVMTTDYWEDQRLGKNVLQTNIDAYRKLRNTIRWMLGTLAHDEGDVVPLKEMPELEQLVLHRLAEIDEIVRAGYDAFEFKRITRALIDFMVVELSAFYFDIRKDALYCEAPSSLKRKSAVQVVRHLFERLTTWLAPMLPFTMEEAWLERYPDAESVHLEQFRQTPAEWRNEALAEKWRKVRQVRRVVTGALEIERAKKTIGSSLEAVPVVYMANAALEAAISDVDMAEMAITSDLIISHENAPAAAFRLDDVAGVAVVVEKAAERGLVKCARSWRYTDDVGSDREFPDVSARDAAVLRELQALGRL, encoded by the coding sequence ATGACCGACACGTCCGAAAAGATCGATTACTCGAAAACGCTCTATCTGCCGCAGACGGAATTTCCGATGCGCGCCGGCCTGCCCGAAAAGGAGCCGCTGCTGGTCAAGCGCTGGCAGGAAATGGGCATGTACAGGCGCCTGCGTGAGGACGCCGCCGGCCGCGAGAAATACGTGCTGCATGACGGTCCGCCCTACGCCAACGGCAACATCCATATCGGCCACGCGCTGAACAAGATCCTGAAGGACGTCATCACCCGCTCGTTCCAGATGCGCGGCTACGATTCCAACTATGTGCCCGGCTGGGACTGCCACGGCCTGCCGATCGAATGGAAGATCGAGGAGGAGAACTACCGCTCGAAGGGCAAGGCCAAGCCCGACCTTTCCGAGCCTTCGGCGATGATCGAATTCCGCAAGGAATGCCGAGCCTATGCACAGCACTGGATCAAGGTGCAGACGGAAGAATTCAAGCGGCTCGGCGTCGTCGGCGATTTCGAGAACCCGTATCTGACGATGGCCTTTCACGCCGAGGCGCGGATCGCCGGCGAGCTTTTGAAATTCGCCATGAGCGGCCAGCTCTATCGCGGTTCCAAGCCGGTGATGTGGAGCGTGGTGGAACGCACCGCACTGGCGGAGGCCGAAGTCGAGTACGCCGACTACGAGAGCGACACGATCTGGGTACAATTCCCCATCAAACATTTTGACGGTATGGTCGAGGAAAAGATCATCCGAGAGACTTTCCCGGTAGAGCAGATCAGCTACGGATTTGACGACTACAGTCTCAAGGATGCTGATGTCGTCATCTGGACGACTACGCCGTGGACCATTCCTGGTAATCGGGCGATCAGTTACTCACCTCGCATTCCGTACGGGCTGTACGAGGTTAGCGTGCCGAATTTCGACCCTGCGACATCGAGTAGTGCGCCAACGCGCCTTAAGCGGATCGTCATCGCTGACGCACTTGCGGACGATGCCTTTGCGAAAGCGAAATCCGACGAGCATCGGCGCCTCAGAACGGTTCTGAAGGAGGAACTTGCGGCCATTCTTTGCGCCCATCCGTTCGCTGACATGGGCTATGGATTTTGGGTGCCCCTTCTCCCCGGCGAGCACGTCACCGACGATGCGGGCACCGGCTTTGTGCATACCGCTCCCAGCCATGGCCGCGAAGACTTTGATGCCTGGATCGATGCGGCGAAGGACCTGCGCGAGCGCGGCATCGACACGGCCATCCCGTTCCCGGTCGACGATGCGGGATTCTTCACCAAGGACGCACCCGGTTTCGGCCCGGACCGGCCGGGCGGGGCGGCGCGCGTTATCGATGATTCCGGCAAGAAGGGCGATGCCAACAAGGCCGTCATCGACGCGCTGATCGAGAAGAATATGCTGTTCGCTCGCGGGCGGCTGAAGCACCAGTATCCGCATAGCTGGCGGTCGAAGAAGCCGGTTATCTTCCGCAACACGCCGCAATGGTTCGTCCACATGGACAAGGAATTGGGCGGGTTTGGGCTCGCGACCTCCTCCCCCGCAAGGGGGAGGGAGGGCGCCAACCCCGACACGCTCCGCTCCCGCGCCCTTGCAGCCATCGACGCTACGCGCTTCGTGCCTGCTGCAGGGCAGACGCGGCTGCGCGCCATGATCGAGGAGCGGCCGGACTGGGTGCTTTCGCGCCAGCGCGCCTGGGGCGTGCCGATCTGCGTCTTCGCGGACGCCGACGGCAATGTGCTGAAGGACGAAGCGGTGAACGCCCGCATCGTCGATGCCTTCGAGAAGGAGGGCGCCGACGCCTGGTTCGCTGAAGGCGCGCGCGAGCGCTTCCTCGGCTCCCGCGCCAACGAGCCGTGGACGATGGTCAAGGACATCCTCGATGTCTGGTTCGATTCGGGCTCGACGCACGTCTTCACGCTGGAGGACCGGCCGGACCTCAAATGGCCGGCCGACGTCTATCTGGAAGGCTCCGACCAGCATCGCGGCTGGTTCCACTCCTCGCTGCTGGAAAGCTGCGGCACGCGTGGCCGCGCGCCTTACGACACAGTCGTCACCCATGGCTTCACCATGGACGAGGACGGGCGGAAAATGTCGAAGTCGCTCGGCAATACGGTCGTGCCGCAGGACGTGATGAAGCAGTCGGGCGCTGACATCCTGCGCCTCTGGGTGATGACGACCGATTATTGGGAAGACCAGCGGCTCGGCAAGAATGTGCTGCAGACCAACATCGACGCCTACCGCAAGCTGCGCAACACGATCCGCTGGATGCTGGGCACACTCGCCCATGACGAGGGCGATGTCGTCCCGCTGAAGGAGATGCCCGAACTGGAGCAGCTGGTGCTGCACCGGCTGGCGGAGATCGACGAGATCGTGCGCGCCGGCTACGACGCGTTCGAGTTCAAGCGCATCACCCGGGCGCTGATCGATTTCATGGTGGTCGAACTCTCGGCCTTCTATTTCGATATCCGCAAGGACGCGCTGTACTGTGAGGCGCCGTCGAGCCTGAAGCGCAAATCGGCGGTGCAGGTCGTGCGCCATTTGTTCGAACGGCTGACGACATGGCTCGCGCCCATGTTGCCCTTCACCATGGAGGAAGCCTGGCTCGAGCGCTATCCGGATGCGGAGTCGGTGCATCTCGAACAGTTCCGCCAGACGCCGGCGGAATGGAGGAACGAGGCGCTGGCCGAGAAGTGGAGAAAGGTCCGCCAGGTTCGGCGCGTCGTTACAGGCGCGCTGGAGATCGAGCGTGCGAAGAAGACGATCGGCTCGTCGCTGGAGGCGGTGCCGGTGGTCTATATGGCCAACGCCGCGCTTGAGGCCGCCATCAGCGATGTCGACATGGCCGAAATGGCTATCACCAGCGACCTCATCATCTCGCATGAGAACGCGCCCGCGGCCGCCTTCAGGCTGGACGATGTGGCCGGCGTTGCGGTGGTAGTCGAAAAGGCGGCGGAGCGCGGGCTGGTCAAATGCGCGCGCTCCTGGCGCTATACAGATGATGTCGGCAGCGATCGGGAATTTCCGGACGTTTCGGCGCGCGACGCGGCCGTACTCAGGGAATTGCAGGCGCTAGGCCGGCTTTAA